A stretch of DNA from Spirosoma endbachense:
TTGATTTCTGTTTGCTGGGCTTGAAGCTGATACTGTTGAGTCAGGAGTAGCTCATGCTGATGCTGCAATTGCTGGTTGCTGCGCTGTTTGAGTCGGTAGCGGTTGTAGGTAAGACCCAACAACAACAGGAGCATAACGGCTCCCAGGCCAATCGAGTTACGCACCAGGCGATCCTGCTGGAGTTGCTGGGTCTGAAGTTGCTGCTGTTGGGAGAGGACCTGAATGCGTTGGTTTTGCAGGCGGATGTCTTTGTCTTTCTGTTCGGTCTCGTACTGGGTTCTGAGTTCCTCGAGCTGACGGTTCTTGGTCTGGTTGAAAAGGGAATCGTTGATGGCGGTAGCGAGCTGGAAGTGCAGCAAGGCGGAGCGCAGATGGCCTTGGGCCGAGTCAACCTTGTAGAGGGCCTGATGCAGGATGGCCGTTCTATCCGGGAAGCGGCCTTGCTGACTGACCGTCAGCGCTTTTTGGAACAAGTGTCGGGCCTGTTCATAACGTCTGGTAAGCCAGTAAAGCTCACCAAACTGCGTATTGATATAGATTAAACCGGATAAGTTATTAAGTTTCTCATAAAACGGCAGCAAGCGAATGTATAAGCGTTCAGCCTGTTCATACTGGCCTAAAACAACATAGCTCTCAGCCAGGCAGGTGGTTAAGGGAAGACTTTGCGGATCGGGGTTCTGGCGAACCAGTTCAATAATAGCCAATGCCTGTTGACGAGCCTGAGGGTACTGATGGTTCTTTGGGTATAACTTCATCAGTATTCTGTATTGTCCTACAAGCAGGTTAATGGACTCAATACCCCGTTGAGAACGGATTAAGCGAAGTCGTTTATGGGAAATAGTTATGGCTCTTTCGTAATTGCCTAATAGCTCATAGATATCAGCCAAGCGCCCATTAATATCGATTTGATAATTTAGATTATTCCTTTGCTCAGCCAGGCGTAAGCTTTGTAAATAGGCCTGTAAGGCTAGTTGGTAATTCCCTATGTCTTGATGTATTACCCCAATTCGCTCGAAGGTCAAGTAGATGGTTGTATCCCGATACGATTGTTGAATGGCTAACTCCTCCATAAATAAAGGGAGGGCTTTATGAGAACCAACATGTAAGCGAACCATATCGGCATAATCTTCCAGTACTTCGGCCGCCTTGGGTTTATTCCCTAGTTGCTGATAGGCCTTCTGAGCTTGCTGGTAGTAATCGATTGTTCGGGTGGAATCGTAGCTTTCACCGAAACTAAAACACTTTGCTAGCAGATAGAGGGCCTGTGCTTGCTGAGGGAGTTGGTTAGCCGCTGAACTTACCTGCACTACCTGCCTGGCATTGTTAATCGCACTATCCAACAGATGATGTATTTCAGGCATAGCAGCATGGTTTCTACCTTTTCGGCTTTCTTTATACTGATCGTAGTATTGTCGACCGATTTGCAGCAATAATTTAGTTCGACTGGTGTCAGCTGGTAAATGCAATAGCTGTCTTTTCAGACTATCAATTCGATTATGGGCTTGAGACCAGGCGCTGTGGGGGTCAAATGCAGTGGCTATCATCAGGGTAATAAAAACGACACGGAATCGGCTCATGGCACAGCAGCAGCTTGTTTCGGAGAATTCAATCTATAGTTATAGGCAAATTACTCATTTACAGCTGTGACCGCACCTGATTAATGACTTTCATTCTGCTTGTGCTGGCCCCGGATGAAGTATCCTTTTATACAGTACGAATTGGATCAATCCTCTTGATGTATGCCAGCCAGGTTTGATATACCTACTGGACGGCGTACGTACGATGAGGAAAAAGAGTTGGCGTCCTTTTTTCGGACGCCCTTGATTATCAATAGTTTTAAGAGTTGCACCCCTTAGGTGCTATTAGGCTGACTTTGAGACTCGTAAGGGAAGAAACTTCCCAAATTTTCCCTCAACTTTCTCTATTATTCTCTCCATTTAGCAGGTTGAAAAATCTCCAAAGCACCTTGCTCGAATCGATGAAAATGGTCTTCTGTTAGGTATAAGCAGTGGCTAGTCTATTTGTTCTGGTTGATGATCATTAACTCCACCTAAAAGTTACTTACTGAAAAAAAGATGCCAATTAGTTTAGAGTTACCCCACTCAGCAATCGAGCTATTCGGATCATTTCGTAGCCAATCATTAGTTCTTTTCTAGCCTCCAGGAGTGTATGTGCTTCTTCTAATAGTCGAGTAAGGATCTTTATCTCCTTTAATAGCAATACGCTGGCTTGAGATGGTTTATAACGGTGCCTCCATTCAAAAACGTCCCGAGTTGTATGAATATCTGTTTTATAAGGGCCAAACCCAATATCATTGATGGATAACCTTACCTGGAGTACCCCCTGATCACTGCCTAATAATTCTCCAGAAAGCCGTAGTAGGCTATCGCTTTTGAACTCAAACCGGATACCAAAAGGCTGCGCAGTAAGCCGGTAGTATTTTTAGCCATGGTTTCCTGAAGGTTAGCTTTCACTCAAAAGCAAAAGGGAACAACCCTCTCCCCTGCCTATACCCTCCGACCAGGAGGTTATATTACGTATGATGCTTACACGGTGGCAAAGCAACGCTGACTGGCCACTTTCTGCTGGCTATGTCTTTATAGTAAGTTAACAGCAAACAACCGTAAACATATTGAATAGCCACCGATTACTTTACCCTGATAGCCATATCTTCGGCCATAGGTGCACTGGCTAATTGGCAGAATGGATAGCCAAAAGGCTAACTTTGGCGATCCGATTTCATTCATTTTATACATATAAGGGCTATTCTGGTTTCAATTGATTTACGGTTACTTATAATGTAGTGGCTCCGCCAAGTAGTTCGCCAGCCTGACTGACTTGGTCAGCAAACCACCTGTTTTCGCTCCGTTATTCAGCCTGACGATTCTTAAAGGCCTCTATAGGATTATATTGATTAATCCTATGGTTGGATAACAAATCGATGGTTTGATTAAGGTTCGGGCAGTGGAATCATGACCACATAGCCGCCAAAGGGCGCATTCCTGGGGTGCTTATGGATGGGTATCAGCACAATATCAGCCTCGATCAGCCCGAAGCCAGTCAGATAGACTTTTAGTTGCGGGAAGGTAAGAGTGCGACTGGGAATGAATAGGCCAATCTGATGCCGAGGAATTGATTCATCGGCAAAGCAAAGGCAACTATGTTTGTCTTTGCTGTCAGTAACGAGCCAATCATATTGCTCTTGTGTCATAGTTGTCAAGATGAACTTGGGCTGTGTCCTGTATTGGCCTGAACTAGCATTAAAATCTGGGTAATGTTCCCGTTAAGGGGTTGGGATTATCGGATTGACTGACCGAAGTGGGTAAGGTTATTCGGGTCAAAAGGTGGAATAACGGTTCAACAACAGATGTTCCA
This window harbors:
- a CDS encoding tetratricopeptide repeat-containing sensor histidine kinase, whose amino-acid sequence is MSRFRVVFITLMIATAFDPHSAWSQAHNRIDSLKRQLLHLPADTSRTKLLLQIGRQYYDQYKESRKGRNHAAMPEIHHLLDSAINNARQVVQVSSAANQLPQQAQALYLLAKCFSFGESYDSTRTIDYYQQAQKAYQQLGNKPKAAEVLEDYADMVRLHVGSHKALPLFMEELAIQQSYRDTTIYLTFERIGVIHQDIGNYQLALQAYLQSLRLAEQRNNLNYQIDINGRLADIYELLGNYERAITISHKRLRLIRSQRGIESINLLVGQYRILMKLYPKNHQYPQARQQALAIIELVRQNPDPQSLPLTTCLAESYVVLGQYEQAERLYIRLLPFYEKLNNLSGLIYINTQFGELYWLTRRYEQARHLFQKALTVSQQGRFPDRTAILHQALYKVDSAQGHLRSALLHFQLATAINDSLFNQTKNRQLEELRTQYETEQKDKDIRLQNQRIQVLSQQQQLQTQQLQQDRLVRNSIGLGAVMLLLLLGLTYNRYRLKQRSNQQLQHQHELLLTQQYQLQAQQTEINHKNQDLRRLLAEKERLLKEIHHRVKNNLQVVMSLLNSQASYLSDNAALSAIQQSQHRLQAMALIHQKLYQAEGIARIPMDDYIQEVVAYLRESYELPQPIGYDVQVEPIELDVIQAVPLGLIINEAITNALKYAFPNGRRGQVSLGFLRKDSYELTIRDDGVGLPVDFDPSRSQSLGMTLIQGFSDQLGGQLSIISQEGLTIRLTFSEHQLTSLGSHTDYNYQ